The segment GGACATAGGCCTCTGCCGGCTCGTCCACGGGCGCGGCTAGCCTCGCGTAGGACGCGATGTCCGCCACCACGAGGCTCGCGGTGGACGCGATGTCCGGCCCCTAGCAACGCGTTCACCGCGTCCGGGAAGGGACCGCGATGAGCGTGAAGAAGTGGGTGTACCTGTTCGACGAGGTCGGGGAGGCCGAGCGCCTCGCGGGCAGCTGGGACGGCGCCAGGGCGCTGCTGGGCGGCAAGGGCGCGAACCTCGGCGACATGACGCGCCTGGGCGTGCCCGTCCCGCCCGGGTTCACCGTCACGACCGAGGCGTGCAACGCCTACCTCGCCGCCGGCGGGAGGTTCCCCGAGGGCATGTGGGAGCAGGAGCTGGCGGCCCTGCGCAGCGTCGAGGAGCGCACGGGCAAGAGGTTCGGAGACCCGGCGCGGCCGCTCCTCGTCTCCTGCCGCTCGGGCGCGAAGTTCTCGATGCCCGGGATGATGGACACGATCCTCAACATCGGGCTGAACGACGAGGTCGCCGACGGGCTGATCGCTCTCACCGGCGACCCGCGCTTCGCCTACGACTCTTACCGCCGCCTGGTGCAGATGTTCGGCGGCGTGGTGCTGGGCGTGCCGGACGAGGTGTTCGAGGCCGTGATCACCGCCCGGCGCAAGGCCGCCGGCGTGTCCGTCGACGCCGAGCTGAGCGCCGAGGACTGGAAGGAGATCACGCGCAAGTTCAAGGAGATCGTCCGCACCTACACGGGCGCGCCCTTCCCCGAGGACCCGCTCGAGCAGCTGAGGCTCGCCACCGAGGCCGTGTTCAAGTCGTGGAACGGCAAGCGCGCGGTCGACTACCGCAACGCCTCCGGCATCAGCCACGACCTCGGCACCGCCGTGAACATCCAGACGATGGTCTTCGGGAACATGGGCGACGACTGCGCCACCGGCGTGGCGATGAGCCGCAACGCCACGACCGGCGAGGACCGCCTCGAGGGCGACTTCCTCGTCAACGCGCAGGGCGAGGACGTCGTGGCCGGCATCCGCCAGACGCAGCCCCTCGAGGAGCTGGCCGCGGTCATGCCCGACGTCTACGCCGAGTTCGAGGCCATCGCCAAGCGCCTCGAGCGCCACTACAGGAACATGCAGGACATGGAGTTCACCGTCGAGCACGGCAAGCTCTGGGTCCTGCAGACCCGCGACGGGAAGCGCACGGCGCAGGCCGAGGTCCGCATCGCCGTCGACATGGTTCACGAGGGGCTCATCGACCGCCGCGAGGCCGTGAGGCGCGTGAAGCCCGAGCAGGTCGACTTCTTCCTGCACCCGCAGTTCGAGGCCGGCGCCCTGAGGGCCGCGAGCCTCCTGGCCAGCGGCCTCAACGTCTCACCGGGGGCAGCCGTGGGCGACGTGGCCTTCGACGCCGACACCGCCGAGCGCTGGGCCAAGGAGGGTCGCGACGTCATCATGGTCCGGCCCGAGACGAAGCCCGACGACGTGCACGGCATGCTCGCCGCGCGCGGGATCCTCACCAGCTCCGGCGGGCGCACCAGCCACGCCGCCCTGGTGGCGCGGCAGTTCGGCAAGCCGGCGGTTGTGGGGGTGGCGGCGCTCGCCATCGACCTCGAGAGGCGCGAGATGAGCGTGGGCGACGAGGTCGTCAGGGAGGGCGAGCCGGTCTCGATCGACGGCACGCTCGGCCACGTCTACCTCGGTCGCCTGCCGACCGTCGTCCCCGACATCAGCAACCGCTACCTCACCGAGCTGCTCTCCTGGGCCGACGAGATCAGGACACTCGGCGTGCGGGCCAACGCCGACTACCCCGCCGACGCCGAGCGCGCCCGCGCCTACGGCGCCGAGGGCCTGGGCCTGGTGCGCACCGAGCACATGTTCTTCGAGACCGAGCGGCTGCCCATCGTGCAGAAGATGATCATGGCCCGCACGACCACGGAGCGCGCCGAGGCGCTGGCGGCCCTCCTGCCGCTGCAGCGGCGCGACTTCGAGGGTCTGTTCAGGGCGATGGACGGCCTGCCGGTGATCGTCAGGCTCATCGACCCGCCGCTCCACGAGTTC is part of the Trueperaceae bacterium genome and harbors:
- the ppdK gene encoding pyruvate, phosphate dikinase; the protein is MSVKKWVYLFDEVGEAERLAGSWDGARALLGGKGANLGDMTRLGVPVPPGFTVTTEACNAYLAAGGRFPEGMWEQELAALRSVEERTGKRFGDPARPLLVSCRSGAKFSMPGMMDTILNIGLNDEVADGLIALTGDPRFAYDSYRRLVQMFGGVVLGVPDEVFEAVITARRKAAGVSVDAELSAEDWKEITRKFKEIVRTYTGAPFPEDPLEQLRLATEAVFKSWNGKRAVDYRNASGISHDLGTAVNIQTMVFGNMGDDCATGVAMSRNATTGEDRLEGDFLVNAQGEDVVAGIRQTQPLEELAAVMPDVYAEFEAIAKRLERHYRNMQDMEFTVEHGKLWVLQTRDGKRTAQAEVRIAVDMVHEGLIDRREAVRRVKPEQVDFFLHPQFEAGALRAASLLASGLNVSPGAAVGDVAFDADTAERWAKEGRDVIMVRPETKPDDVHGMLAARGILTSSGGRTSHAALVARQFGKPAVVGVAALAIDLERREMSVGDEVVREGEPVSIDGTLGHVYLGRLPTVVPDISNRYLTELLSWADEIRTLGVRANADYPADAERARAYGAEGLGLVRTEHMFFETERLPIVQKMIMARTTTERAEALAALLPLQRRDFEGLFRAMDGLPVIVRLIDPPLHEFLPSHDELVADLADLKMQLQHFHRLEEVDAALAVIRRKQDHLARVTELREANPMLGTRGVRLGILIPELPRMQVRAIFEAACAAKRDGIDVHPEVMIPLVAHANELRVLRAALEEEARAVMAEQGVEVPYKFGTMVEVPRAALVADELAAEAEFFSFGTNDLTQTVFGVSRDDAEKGFLMQYLERGVIEENPFATIDGAGVGKLMEMGTSLGRSVRPDLEVGVCGEHGGDPASIDL